Proteins found in one Molothrus aeneus isolate 106 chromosome 20, BPBGC_Maene_1.0, whole genome shotgun sequence genomic segment:
- the HNF1B gene encoding hepatocyte nuclear factor 1-beta isoform X1 → MVSQLSALQRELLGALLSSGATKEGLIRALEDMVPAAGFGVKLESLPLSPGGPPDGRAALPPLANGHGKGKLSGDEGSEDGDDFDTPQILRELQSLNTEEAVEQRAEVERMISEDPWRAAKMIKGYMQQHNIPQREVVDVTGLNQSHLSQHLNKGTPMKTQKRAALYTWYVRKQREILRQFNQAVQGCGNMTDKGSQDQLLFLFPEFNQQNQGAAQLDDACSETPSKKMRRNRFKWGPASQQILYQAYERQKNPSKEERETLVEECNRAECLQRGVSPSKAHGLGSNLVTEVRVYNWFANRRKEEAFRQKLAMDAYSSGQPPHSMNLLLSHGSPHHNQPSASPPSKMPGVRYSQASGEAASSGAISHHGGAAMVTTSQAVLQQVSPASLDPGHALLSPEGKMISVSGGGLPPVSTLTNIHSLSHHNPQQSQNLIMTPLSGVMAIAQSLNTSQAQSVPVINSVAGSLAALQPVQFSQQLHSPHQQPLMQQSPGHMAQQPFMATVTQLQNSHMYTHKQEPPQYSHTSRFPSAMVVTDTSSISTLTNMSSSKQCPLQAW, encoded by the exons ATGGTGTCCCAGCTGAGCGCCCTGCAACGGGAGCTGCTGGGCGCCCTGCTCAGCTCCGGGGCCACCAAGGAGGGGCTGATCCGCGCCCTGGAGGACATGGTGCCCGCCGCCGGCTTCGGCGTCAAGCTGGAGAGCCTCCCGCTGTCTCCCGGCGGGCCCCCCGACGGCAgggccgcgctcccgccgctGGCCAACGGGCACGGCAAGGGCAAGCTCTCGGGCGACGAGGGCTCCGAGGACGGCGACGACTTTGACACGCCGCAGATCCTCCGCGAGCTGCAGTCGCTCAACACGGAGGAGGCCGTGGAGCAGCGGGCAGAGGTGGAGAGGATGATCAG CGAGGACCCGTGGCGGGCAGCGAAGATGATCAAGGGGTACATGCAGCAGCACAACATCCCCCAGAGGGAGGTGGTGGATGTCACCGGCCTCAACCAGTCCcacctgtcccagcacctcaaCAAGGGCACCCCCATGAAGACCCAGAAGAGAGCTGCCCTGTACACGTGGTACGTCCGCAAGCAGCGGGAGATCCTCCGCC aGTTCAACCAGGCAGTCCAGGGTTGTGGAAATATGACAGACAAAGGCAGTCAGGATcagctgctgtttctctttCCAGAGTTCAATCAGCAGAACCAGGGGGCTGCCCAGCTCGACGACGCCTGCTCTGAAACGCCCAGCAAGAAGATGCGGCGCAATCGGTTCAAGTGGGGGCCGGCCTCCCAGCAAATCTTGTACCAAGCCTATGAGCGCCAGAAGAACcccagcaaggaggagagggagacCCTGGTGGAGGAGTGCAACAG GGCCGAGTGTCTGCAGCGAGGAGTGTCCCCCTCCAAGGCCCACGGGCTGGGCTCCAACCTGGTGACGGAGGTGCGGGTGTACAACTGGTTTGCCAACCGGCGCAAGGAGGAGGCGTTCCGCCAGAAACTGGCCATGGATGCCTACAGCTCCGGCCAGCCCCCACACAGCATGaacctgctgctgtcccacGGCTCCCCCCACCACAACCAGCCCAGCGCCTCCCCGCCCAGCAAAATGCCAG GGGTCAGGTACAGCCAGGCGAGCGGCGAGGCCGCGTCCTCGGGGGCCATCAGCCACCACGGCGGCGCTGCCATGGTCAccaccagccaggctgtgctccagcaggtcTCCCCGGCCAGCCTGGACCCGGGCCACGCTTTGCTGTCTCCCGAAGGGAAAATG ATCTCGGTGTCGGGGGGCGGGCTGCCCCCGGTGAGCACCCTGACCAACATCCACAGCCTGTCCCACCACAACCCGCAGCAGTCCCAGAACCTCATCATGACGCCGCTCTCGGGGGTCATGGCCATCGCCCAGA gtcTGAACACCTCGCAGGCTCAGAGCGTCCCCGTCATCAACAGCGTGGcgggcagcctggcagccctgcagcccgtgcagttctcccagcagctgcacagcccacACCAGCAGCCCCTGATGCAGCAGTCCCCGGGCCACATGGCACAGCAGCCCTTCATGGCCACCGTGACccagctgcagaactcacaca TGTACACACACAAGCAGGAGCCCCCCCAGTACTCGCACACCTCGCGCTTCCCCTCGGCCATGGTGGTGACGGacaccagcagcatcagcacGCTCACCAACATGTCTTCCAGCAAGCAG
- the HNF1B gene encoding hepatocyte nuclear factor 1-beta isoform X2, which produces MVSQLSALQRELLGALLSSGATKEGLIRALEDMVPAAGFGVKLESLPLSPGGPPDGRAALPPLANGHGKGKLSGDEGSEDGDDFDTPQILRELQSLNTEEAVEQRAEVERMISEDPWRAAKMIKGYMQQHNIPQREVVDVTGLNQSHLSQHLNKGTPMKTQKRAALYTWYVRKQREILRQFNQQNQGAAQLDDACSETPSKKMRRNRFKWGPASQQILYQAYERQKNPSKEERETLVEECNRAECLQRGVSPSKAHGLGSNLVTEVRVYNWFANRRKEEAFRQKLAMDAYSSGQPPHSMNLLLSHGSPHHNQPSASPPSKMPGVRYSQASGEAASSGAISHHGGAAMVTTSQAVLQQVSPASLDPGHALLSPEGKMISVSGGGLPPVSTLTNIHSLSHHNPQQSQNLIMTPLSGVMAIAQSLNTSQAQSVPVINSVAGSLAALQPVQFSQQLHSPHQQPLMQQSPGHMAQQPFMATVTQLQNSHMYTHKQEPPQYSHTSRFPSAMVVTDTSSISTLTNMSSSKQCPLQAW; this is translated from the exons ATGGTGTCCCAGCTGAGCGCCCTGCAACGGGAGCTGCTGGGCGCCCTGCTCAGCTCCGGGGCCACCAAGGAGGGGCTGATCCGCGCCCTGGAGGACATGGTGCCCGCCGCCGGCTTCGGCGTCAAGCTGGAGAGCCTCCCGCTGTCTCCCGGCGGGCCCCCCGACGGCAgggccgcgctcccgccgctGGCCAACGGGCACGGCAAGGGCAAGCTCTCGGGCGACGAGGGCTCCGAGGACGGCGACGACTTTGACACGCCGCAGATCCTCCGCGAGCTGCAGTCGCTCAACACGGAGGAGGCCGTGGAGCAGCGGGCAGAGGTGGAGAGGATGATCAG CGAGGACCCGTGGCGGGCAGCGAAGATGATCAAGGGGTACATGCAGCAGCACAACATCCCCCAGAGGGAGGTGGTGGATGTCACCGGCCTCAACCAGTCCcacctgtcccagcacctcaaCAAGGGCACCCCCATGAAGACCCAGAAGAGAGCTGCCCTGTACACGTGGTACGTCCGCAAGCAGCGGGAGATCCTCCGCC AGTTCAATCAGCAGAACCAGGGGGCTGCCCAGCTCGACGACGCCTGCTCTGAAACGCCCAGCAAGAAGATGCGGCGCAATCGGTTCAAGTGGGGGCCGGCCTCCCAGCAAATCTTGTACCAAGCCTATGAGCGCCAGAAGAACcccagcaaggaggagagggagacCCTGGTGGAGGAGTGCAACAG GGCCGAGTGTCTGCAGCGAGGAGTGTCCCCCTCCAAGGCCCACGGGCTGGGCTCCAACCTGGTGACGGAGGTGCGGGTGTACAACTGGTTTGCCAACCGGCGCAAGGAGGAGGCGTTCCGCCAGAAACTGGCCATGGATGCCTACAGCTCCGGCCAGCCCCCACACAGCATGaacctgctgctgtcccacGGCTCCCCCCACCACAACCAGCCCAGCGCCTCCCCGCCCAGCAAAATGCCAG GGGTCAGGTACAGCCAGGCGAGCGGCGAGGCCGCGTCCTCGGGGGCCATCAGCCACCACGGCGGCGCTGCCATGGTCAccaccagccaggctgtgctccagcaggtcTCCCCGGCCAGCCTGGACCCGGGCCACGCTTTGCTGTCTCCCGAAGGGAAAATG ATCTCGGTGTCGGGGGGCGGGCTGCCCCCGGTGAGCACCCTGACCAACATCCACAGCCTGTCCCACCACAACCCGCAGCAGTCCCAGAACCTCATCATGACGCCGCTCTCGGGGGTCATGGCCATCGCCCAGA gtcTGAACACCTCGCAGGCTCAGAGCGTCCCCGTCATCAACAGCGTGGcgggcagcctggcagccctgcagcccgtgcagttctcccagcagctgcacagcccacACCAGCAGCCCCTGATGCAGCAGTCCCCGGGCCACATGGCACAGCAGCCCTTCATGGCCACCGTGACccagctgcagaactcacaca TGTACACACACAAGCAGGAGCCCCCCCAGTACTCGCACACCTCGCGCTTCCCCTCGGCCATGGTGGTGACGGacaccagcagcatcagcacGCTCACCAACATGTCTTCCAGCAAGCAG